The following nucleotide sequence is from Archocentrus centrarchus isolate MPI-CPG fArcCen1 chromosome 18, fArcCen1, whole genome shotgun sequence.
GCCACAGATGACACAAATATTACAGTTCCACCTCTGGAAGATTAACACAGACACGTGAAAGCAGTTATAAATATTAGATCAGGCAGTTTTATAGCCGGCCCTGTGGGTGCCATCATCTTTCAGTTTGTCActcaccccctcctctgcaTATGAGGCACCACCAGCTTGGTCATGAGGAAGGCTGATTTTACATTCACACTCAGGATCTAAAAAACGTAGAAACAATGACAATGAATACTTTAAATAGCATGAATTATCATTAACAGAAGAGACAAAAGGCtcatcaaaaacacattttgtcttTATGTTGTTCAATATGATCACACATTAGTGCCACTGTATCCAGAGGACAAGAGTAATAttccaggggaaaaaaaaacaaaacaaaaaaaaactttttactatattttttttctttttcactttttggccacagcggctttttctGTTAGATGGACAGAAAATGGGGAAAGGCACGCGGGCAGATCGGCcacaggccgggactcaaatCTGCGCTGCCCACACCGCAACGCAGCACACGCATGTggttgcctgctccaccactgagccactcGGGCACCCTTTACTACAttttcttgatttaaaaaattaaaaaaaaaaaaaaaagaggtaaatttatgaggaaaaaaaaaaacaacttaaaaatatatttgttataGATCGAAATAATAACTAACTCCACAGATGCTGCCAGTTGCCACAGTAATGACCTAATCAACTGTACTTTGCCCAGAATTCCTATTTTATCCTAAGTGCCAAGacagtgaatggatggatggatggatggatggatggatggatggatggatgaggtgACAGTTTTTGTGTATCACACTTGTGGTATCGATATTGTTATGAGGCTGATTCACCACTTCAATCAGAATATCCACGTTTCTTTAAATATTCCGTATCTGGTGCCTGCTCCCTTTAGGGTCACCACAGCACATCCTCCACCCCCTTCATGACAGGTAAActccccatttatccaggcttgggaccATCACAAGGAGTACACTAAATtaatcttctctcttttttcttcttttcatttgaCCCCAAAAGGCCCTACGGGGGCAGTCATAGTTCATAAATGTGAAATGCAGGGACTCATCTCCCGTACGTACCTTATCCCAGACCTCCTCGGTTGAGTCCATGATGTTTCCAAAGAAAGGGTTGACTGCTGCGTTGGACACCAGGATATCAATGCCCCCATACTGACTCAGAGTCTGTTCCAAACACAGTGCAAACACTCATTCCTGCTGTTGCAGACTGTGcaataaaacagaactgaagCAAATGAGTAGAGGAAACTTTGATAGATATATGGGTGCTTCAtctcacaaaaagctgctgctgatgtgaaCCATGCTTTGCACAAAGGATGAAGAAGCTGGAAACTCTTACAAAGTCCTGTCAGAGCGTAGATGCTGATCAACAGTCACAATCAGATAAACTGTCTAAAAATCGAAGCATTTCAGTTCCATGGCCACTAAAAAATTAGCGTCCAGCTACAATGAGTTCAAAAGTACACCACTGAAtactaaatgcagttttttttttttaaaaaaagagctcaGAGTAATAGCTAAGGGCTTAAAGGAATCACTGGAGCTGGTTAACATCTGTCTTAATGAGTCTACCATACAGGCATGTTTTACGTGGCAGGACTCCACAGAGGAAGCCACAgcctaccaaaaaaaaaaaaaaaaaaaaaaaacctccactgAAGTTTTCCACAGAGCACCTTAAAAGTCCACATTGCTTCTGGGAAATGATTGTGGTCTGATTAATTGTTCATGAACAGTTGAGTGATGCAGCACGACAGTGACCCTAACCTTAAACTAAAGCTACTACACACTAAGAAAATCTGCTTTACCTTAACCCAACAGTTACTGTGGAATGACATCATGAGAGGGGGCCCGACCAGACGTCCTAATATGGGTGAGCTGAAGCCCAGTGTCCCTCCTGAGCACGTGCagctacagaaactgctttaggcaaccaccaaaccaccAAAAGAGGTTCAGCTAATGGTTCCCACTTACTTTTTCCACCAGCGCTGAGGATGATGAAATGGGACTTTCTGCTCATAgcaacatggccaaagtttcaaataatgacatCAGCATCTGCAGAAGTACTCACTGTGAGCCAAATGCTCGggctcagactgctctaaatgctcatCTTCAGACAGTTCGTTctgctcttggctctgtatgatgtcagtgagagagcAGAGATCCTTAACgtggtcatctcaggcaaacagctctggctgtgaacaCTCCCACCCCTACTGTTCATACTGctgtttatgaggggcagccaatcagttGAAAGCTGACTTACAGCGGTAAATAGTATATGCCTGGGTACTTAGAGAgcactgagcactcaaagtactGCTAcaatcacacattcatacaagcagaCGGCTGCATTTAAAGGAGCGATAAAGATTCTTCAAGATGTCTAAAAGACATTTTGCTGCAAATCGTGCACAGCAGTACTTTCAGTGTTCATGTTATAGGAGCATGACTCTGCTCTTCACACTTATCCTGGCAGAAGTGAGCAGCAATTAAGGTAGAATGACAGCCAAATTGTAGCTCATTGCCTATTAGTTATCTATTTCCTACAcagaaaaagtggaaaaactaaCTGGAAGCGTTCTTGTTGCTGACAGGCTAGAAGAAGGTGGCCGTAAGAGACTTTAGATTCAcacaaaacactgtaaaaatacattttcacaatATGGAACCTTTAAGTGAAACTAAGTCGAATAAATTGGACTTTTACGGATATCAAGGGGGATTAGGCTCAGCTTTATTCCACTAAAATACAGTGTGGATCCCTTTTTCTTTGTTAATGATTAATAAAAACTGCCAAGTGCCCGGCATGAACCTTTCTCCAGCACTCAACTGGAGCATGTCAGATAAAGTTTTGAGCACTGATAACTGAGAGGCTGCACCTGGGCCCAATACaagataaataattattttgaactgtgaagcaACACTAATGGAGTCCAAGAAGAAAAACCTCTTTAGAAATGAGCACCCATTCAATAGGTGCGCTATAAATAAAGTGCCAAAGAATGGTCTTGTGTAgtttttgtgctgctgtaatacctctgggaactcctgaGCACGAGAGGCAGTTTCTTACCATCCGGACtagtttttctctgtcttctctcttgCCGACATTACAGGTTGTTCCAGTCACTTGAATGCTCTGGCTCTGCAGTAGTGCCACAGCCTGGTCTACGTTGGCCTGCCGCCGGCTGCTCACGACCACATGGGCCCCTCTTTTTCCCAGAGCCTGAGCCGCAGCCAGACCGATTCTGAGGAGGGGAAGAGGAGCACCGTGCCGAATGATTTCTGCATTGCTTTAGCCCTATTACAGCTGCAATTACCATAATTTATGCACAGAGTTTGAGAAATAAGCATTTTAGAATATACAAAATCCTAGTCAAAAAGCATGAGCCAAGAtattgctgtttttctgttatttttctcCACTCATTAGTGATTAgtcataaatgcagacagatgatTGCCACAGTCCTTCCTTGGTTACCGTTTGGTTTATTCCAGAGCAGCACAAACAATCAGGAGTCAGTAACGTCATTCTTACCCATCTGTGGAGGCAGTGATTATGGCTACTTTGCCAGCGAGACTGCTTTGAGACATACTTCTCTGGCCAGCTACAGAATTGGTCCTAAGGCACCTGAATACACTCCTCAGCATCCTGTCGACAGAGAGCAGGCACGGATGTGTTTTCTGCGCGAGCACTAGTTAAATAGGTCAGAGGACACGCACACTTTACTGAATTCTCATTTCAAGTTTATTGTCACCCGCAGAGTCCAGCATTGTATACAACAGTGCAGCTGTGCAAATGTGATGAAGAAATTTGTCTCACCCTGCAGTGCATGCAATACTCAACACGAAGATTTACAGATGAAGATTTTGATTAAAGACTCTCAAAGACCTTTGACTACTGACGATTCATGTGTCGCTACAGTCGTTATTTTCCGGGTAAATGTTctcctgtcaaaataaaagcccacaGGTAAGTCTAAGCTCACACTTTGGAGCCCGCATTTTATATAAAAGTGCTGGAACCGTGTTCATCATCATTATAATATTGCCATATAATGCCATGTACTTTGATTACACTTTGTAAATTTTCTATGGCACCCAAAGAAAGCATTAGTAGCCAACTGGTTAAGTTATGTTTCACTATTTAAATCTCGGTTATCTACTTTACAGCCGGACTCGGTCGTCCTTAAACGCAACCCTGAACGAGCCAATCAGAAGCGTCGTATGTTCGGGTCTGCGGCTAGCTGCGCGATTTCACGCACATCAGGATTGGTGTAAACGCTGGAATTTACATTCATGTGTCACTTGTAGATCAGCGACATTTTCCCCCGACCTCTGAATGGGGCGGAGATAATTTTGTTGTCATCGAAGATGATTGAACGGCGATGACCGCAGATTTTCACGCATGAAAAGAAGGGATTTACGTAGCCATAGACTGTACACCGATGGGAAGTTTGTCGGCgataagaaaagagaaaggtaATCATTTTTTAGGGCGGCCCTGCGTGCTAACGTTGTTTGGTAAATAAGTCTGCTTTGGCGGCTTTATCCGGCGGTGCCATTGTTGTTTTGAACTAAACCAGCAGTAGCTAGCGCAGCGTTAGCTCGCGTTACCCACTTGGCTGGTGTTCAGTGGCTAGGCCGCGGCTTTACTGCTATTTGGCCACTGTTCAGATGAATGATATTTTGACCTAGATAGCAGTTTCATACGCAGCTGTACGCGGTATTTTAGACGGCGAGTTCACGCCGCTTCTTTACGTACGACGCTAAGCTATTGCTGGCTTTCCCCGAGAGGGCTGCTTTTAATGAAACGTTACGGGGCGTGGAAGGCTTAGACAGGTGTTCGCCCGCCTACCTCTCATTTTCACATGCGACTCGGAGCGTTTGGGTGAAGGTTTACTGTCTCTCTGTTACATGTGACCCGTGAGGAaaataagcattaaaaaaaaaaaaaaaaaaaaaaaaaagcatttccatGTGGATTTTAGGAGCCGTATGAAGACGGGGGACGACGACGGAGCACCCAGACCGGGAGATGTGTCCTGAACAGAGCCAGCTGTGCTTCGGCACCGAGTGTCTATGCCCACCAGCTTATCCGTGACAGCTGATCTCCATGGATGACCCGACTGATGTGGACAGTTGAGTTATAATTTCTCGGAGACAAAGCTGATCACTTGGCAATCATGTCTGTCTCAGTGAGTACAGCAGTTCTCTTTGTATGCATGAATTTGCATGTGTTCAGGTGGTGGTGTCGCAATACCTTGAATACTTAAAAAAGTCAAAGAATCATTTGCTGGCCACGTTTTTACTACTTTActactgtgttttctgtttcttatgTTGGGCTCCTCGTAACCTCGATTGCTGTTCAAAGGAGGTCCCACATGGCTCATTGGAGCTTGGCTGTCCCCGGGGGGTTGGTTTAGAGAATGAAAGGGGGCCTGACTCTCTGGCTTTGGGTTGGCAATTAAACCCTAAACAGCAAGGGACAGATGTGCCTCTCAtcccctccccctctctctcatcCCGCTCATTACCATTAAGCTCTCGTGTCCATTTGATCATTGATCCTCCCTGACTGTGTCCCTCTTTCTCCCTTCCTCATGATTACTCACACAGCTGTGAATTTTGATGTTGGCTTTTacattttccatctttttttcctttttttgttcacTAATCCTCCCCATGCTCCCCTCCCGGGCTTTCACACAGACATTTAACGAGATCTTCCCTATTCACTCCCTTTCACTCTCCATTCAGCATAGAAACAATCAACCTTTTTATACTGCTCACTTGGCACTGCCACGTCAATGtccttgtttgtttgtggtgtGCAGAGAGTGTGAATTCAGGCTGTTGATTAAATTGTGCTTTCATATGGCCATTTGAGTtgggatttttgttttgttttttttgtgctgatcatttctgctctcttcttttcctccttcacAGACGGTATTGGCGAAGGCGTTGTTTGACAACACGGCAGAAAGCCCAGAAGAGTTGGCTTTCCGGAAGGGCGACATCCTGATGGTTCTTGAACAGGAGCAGAGCGGCGGGCCTGGGTGGTGGCTCTGCTCACTGCATGGAAGACAGGGAATCGCGCCCGCTAATCGCCTTCGACTTCTTCAGACCGCCCCACCTCCTGGCTCAGACCCGCGTCGTGGCTCCAACGAAGACTCGGTCTACCTGTCGCCTAGTGGCCCTCTGGCTCGGACTGCAGATGATGTCGATGGAGTTTATCGCTCCC
It contains:
- the dhrs4 gene encoding dehydrogenase/reductase SDR family member 4, which produces MLRSVFRCLRTNSVAGQRSMSQSSLAGKVAIITASTDGIGLAAAQALGKRGAHVVVSSRRQANVDQAVALLQSQSIQVTGTTCNVGKREDREKLVRMTLSQYGGIDILVSNAAVNPFFGNIMDSTEEVWDKILSVNVKSAFLMTKLVVPHMQRRGGGTVIFVSSVAGYQPMPALGPYSVSKTALLGLTQALTPELAQSNIRVNCVAPGVIRTRFSSALWQNEGIMEEFKKQLSIKRIGELEEVGGVIAFLCSEEASYITGETITVTGGMTCRL